The DNA segment ATTCCttttacaatgttttttttgttgcagcctGTGAGAAGTAATGTTGTTCGTTGTGCCTTTATCATACATGGCTGTCTATGGAGATACGCACATTTGCTTTTAGAGCTGCAATGTTTAGTTAGTTAATCGTGTAAAACTATTTTGATTATCTTTgaatcatttcagtcatttttcaacaaaaaaatgtaaaatatttgccGGTTCAAGCTTCTTTAATGtaagaatttgctgcttttcttgtcATTCATTATAGTAAATGAAgggtctttgggttttggactatTAGTTGGGATCTGGGAAGttgtgatgagcatttttcGCATTTTTTAGACTAATAATTTATCAGTAATTCATAGAAATAATCATCATATTAATCAGTAATGacaataatcattagttgcagccctatttgctttctttctgaCATGAGAAGATTGTAACTCGAAAATTGATGATAACAAAATGagctttttacatttctgttaatggacagattaaaaaaacaacatacatCATGTAAATGAGTGACTTTAAAGGTGCTGGTAGTTGTATTTTTTTGCTTTAGATAGAGCCAGACTATTTAATTCCCCCTGCcttctttatgctaagctacacTCCTGACTCCAGCTGTGTGCACACTGTGCAGACATGAAGTTGGTATTTGACTTCTCATCTCACTTTCAGAAAGAAGGCAAATAAGCTTATTTCCTCAAACTCTTACTCTGAGCACAAGTATACAAATCTGTCTAAACTAATCCAATAGTGGAGGAGCGGCATGCAAATTTTTGCCcttgtgtgtcagagaggtAGAAGTATTTGAGGTGAAAGTGCTTCCTTGTTTGTAGTACAACACTGTACAAGATGTACCACTGTGTAAAAGACTGAACATTTTGTTGTGAGGGTTTGAACCACTGCTGATTGGAGAGAAAAAATAAGATAGCGTTGTGCCAGGAAATGAAGTGTAGCAGCAGTGGATGTGGTCCTGCCGACAGTGAGACACTACTCTGGGGAGCTCAGCTGGTTTTTCCTGTAAAACTAAGGCAAGAGTCTCTCTGGCTAGTCAAATGAATGTTACGGTATcatttgatctttttttaacaacaaaaagaaagagtGTGATGAAACCTTTTTTGGCGTGCTCACACTGGCTGCCTTGTAAGGTGTTCTATTTTCTGTGCATTATTCTCCTAGTGAGTCAAAAATAGAAACTGATATGTCAGAAAGAGACAGTGACAAAAAGCCAGAGGCAaaccaagcacacacacacacacacacacacacacacacacacacaccatttctCACCCCTCTCTCTGCAGCATTTCTTCATTTCTTATCTCTCATGTCACTCACATGTTGTATCTCTGTCTTGTCTTTCTTCCTCCACCCGTATCTCTGCAGGTTTTCCTGAGCAGACGGTCTGTGTGGCAGAGTTTGAGCTCGAGTGGCAGTGAGTGAGTTAAGCGAGAGGGAGTAGGTGTCATGGAtgacaatgaagagacaaatcCCGCTGACCCTACCTACCAAAACTTGCTGCTCCTGGGAGCCATCGCAGCGGCATCCGCCTTTGTGGTCACCATCCTTATTGTCCTCGTCTGCGTTGGCTGCCAAAGGTAAGAGGACGGTCAGATGACTTGAAATGTGAATGAAAGAGAGgcagactgaaataaaaaaaaagagccagaGTTTTATCATCTCTGCTGCCAGCTTTCCGTGCCCTCCCAGATCACTCTCATCATCTACTCCTTCTTTTATGTGCCTCTACTTCTTCTGAACTCTTCTCCTCCCTTCTTTCTCTTCCCTCCATCCGTCCCTCCCTGTCTCTTTTATCCCCCGCTCTGAGCGGAGTGGCAGTAATGAATGTTAATGGCTGCGAGTGTCAGATCAGATGAAATGATGTTTACAGGACACTGAGGAGATGGGCCAGAGTCAGAGCAGCCTCACGTCACCCCTCTTAAGCAGACTCCTCAGCAGGCAAAAGCAATGGAACACCCCGCGGTTTAAAGAGGATCAGACTCCGAGCCAGGCAAGAGCAATGGAACAgcctgggatttttttttttttctgcttttgcaGAACCCTCCGGGACCAATCAGAGGCTGCACTGTGGCTTTGTTGCCATGGGATACACAGATAAGGATGTAGAGAAATGTCAAACCAGCTCATGTCATGGAAATAAAACCACACTATTGTTAAGAtctaaagaatgaaaaaaatgcCCCCTGACGGATGTTGGTAATGTTGAGCTGCAGACCAGTTCAGATTCACCCTGTCATGTACAAATACCATAGATCCTCCAAAAAAGAGACTATCGATTCCCTactattgatttaaaaaatgcccCTCCTCCAATGGTTCTTGTAGAGTCCGAGGATTACAGTCGATATCTTGTAAGATCGTAGTTTAAACTCGCAGAAATAATTGACGCCATTCTTTATCGGTCTCATCCCGTCATGTCATTTTTACTTTAAACCCCCTCCTGTGCCGTGTTATTATGAACATCTCCAGGGGGAGCTCTCTTCACCTTCACATGGTCCCCTCAGGGATATGACGGCCATATGTTTGTGCGAATAGGATTGAGTTCCAGCTCAGTAGAGGGGACAATAGCTATGAATCTGACTGTGGCACTTTTTATGTTCAGTTATATTCCAAGCAGCTTCTATAAATACATGATATCTGTGTGAGTCCGTCACCTGTTTGCAAAGTAGAGATGTGCAGCAGTAAATATCTCAAATTACGTGTAATGCACATCCTCAACTTCCAAAGTGAGAGAGATGGTGGCAGAGCGCGGGGGGGGGTTGAACAattctcacactcacacctgcTCCCAGGGGCTTTAGTCCTCTTACTTTATCTCATCACTCTCTCACCATATCAACAGTTTCCTATGGCTACACCCACCTCCAGGGATCCATTACGACACTTCTCTAGACACATTTGTTGCACAAGACTACATCCACATTAGTGTGTTTTAAAACGCATCGCTATCGCTACTGATACCAGAGGACAGTCAAGTAAAAGGGCAAAGGGAATTAGCATGGAGGAAACTACAAAATAAGAACTGTGAGTTTGCTTGGTCTTATCgtgaaaagattaaaaaaaaagaggcacaaaagtttctcagtgaagggcaTCCTCCGCTCAGGCAAAATCCTGAGTCACGCTCCACTCACTGTTCGACTGGGCTCTTGCTCTTAACCAAGGACTTTTATGCCCTAACCAGAGTCAGATGCTGATCGTATCTAtctgctctgagtgtgtgtatgttctctctctctgtccaccGGCTTCTGATGACCTTCCTCACTTTGATGCTGTGTCAGAAAAAGCAAGAGCAAGCACCCCCCAGCTGGAGAGAAAGGGACATCTGTAAATATGGTGAGACATGCTTTCATTTTACTCCCTCTCTCCCATCTCCTTCCGCTCTCTTCCATGTATCCTCTCCTCCCTGATTGGCTGGTTGTACATGCAGATGCACCCGTTTTATGCCTTGTATTtacacgtctgtgtgtgtgtgatagcaGGGAACCCTTCGTCACCCAAAACTGAACTCCATGAGCAAATCTGACACCAGGCTGCATGAGATCAGTCGCTTCCCCTGCAATGGAAACTGTAAGTGATGAGTGACCAATGACAAGTGACAATATATGATGTACACCCCGGAGCTGTTAAACTATTTCAGTCCTGCCCTCTCCActgctttctttctctccctcctcctcctcctcctcctcttcctctctgtgcagCTGTTAGCAAGAGCCGTCCAGCCAGTATGGACCTCCTGCTCCTCCATAGCCGGCGCTCCCAGACAGACCTGAGGCCCTCCCATGGGCGCCAACTTCCCCAGATCCCCACCAGTCCCCAGGGATCTGGccaggggggaggaggggagacaggaggagatgggggaggtggaggaggcggaggaggaggaggaggaggaggaggaggaggagtggaggcAAGAGACCACACCTACACCGAGGTGGGCATACGCAACAACCCCACTCCCACCCACTGCCTGGATGATGGCCTGTATGAAAGCGTAGGAGTCCGGGAGGGTGACACAGGCCCCAAAGTACCTTCTGCCCCGCCACCCACATCAAACAACACTCCAGCTACAATCAGAGCTGCCCAGAGCCCCCCAGCTCAGGCCAACGGAGCTCGCAATGGGAACGGGAATGTaagtacatgcacacacagatccAAGACTGTAGACTTGTATTACACTCTGAATGTGAAGCCCCCCGTGGGACTGGCCTCATACACCCAGTGATTCACATTTATGAGACAGAAAATTCTCCACACATGCTAGCCTGTGCTGCCTGTAGACCTTAGTGTGACAGCTATAGCAGTTATTACTTAGTTTGCCTGTAGATGGCATGCGTCATCAGCTGGTGTATATGGGCCAGCTGTGCCTCGTTCAGTATGCTTTGCATCATGACAGTAATTTGTATCTGACATCGCTTGAAATAAAAAACGtgcatttctttgtctttttctcacaGGGTGGCAGAGGGAACGGCAGAGGGAATGGCGCCATTAACGGGCCGATAGCAGCAAGAGGTAATGGTGCCAGTGGGGTCAGCAGGTCCCCTCTGTCTTCTGTCAACTCCCTGGCCATCCAAGACCCAACTGCAGCTGAGTATGCTTCCATACGGAAGTTCAGAAAGGTAACAGAGTACTTACACTTCTATTAAAGTTATTCAGATCAAAGAGGAGATGCTGTTCTTGTTGATCCTGTTAAATAAGTATTACTATTTTTCTTACTAAGTAGTATGTTTGTACACTGCAGCAGTACTGTGGCATTTCCAGTAAGAAGTCCAGTGTGTGCTTATACAAAAAACAGAGATGATGCTGTACTCTACAAGTATGATGTCACATGGCATTGTCAAAAAACGACACTAAAACTAGGTGTGAAAAAACATGTtggtatttcttttttaaaaactcacTGAAGCAAAGCACCGAGGTGGTtggcattgtcgcctcacagcaagagggttcctggttcgaacccagggtgggggagcccttctgtgcagagtttgcatgctctcccaGAGTTGGGGTTTCTCCGAGTACTCCTgattcctcccacagtccaaacacatgcaagttaggtgactctaaattgcccgtagatgtgaatgtgagcgtctCTATgagtcagccctgtgatagtctagtgacctgtccagggtgtaccccgcctctcggccagtgtcagctgggacattctccagcccccctgcgacacccaacaggataagctcttacaaaaaaaatgatattGTGTACTTGCAAAGCTAATTagaattatagctgctgcacagcgatgggtcgggtccgggcatttttaggcaattctgagcaacaagcagaagaattggaagacatttaggaatttagcaacacaatctgccttttgcatcagctgaggatcaacttctatctcactgagctaattagtcagtgacaattcatgtgtagcttcacaaattgactaagccagacgtgcaggtttagcagccgtccatgcatggaaaagcagatttcaaaccactgtaaagttatcgaaacaaaaatctgaaaatacacgttgcatctagacagcatggagatgttggtaatttattttaacaatgatcgatttgcttcataagtgaaaaactgatgtttaactagttgagctatgtgcaaagtgagaagcctcagatggtttcacactgaagtattgacactggatctttgtgcaaagtttggtttattttcaagcatgagaaggcagattttctagcagaaaaaagacttgaagatgttgcacagtgatcagtcactctcaggcaattttaagcaataagctggagcacaagaagatgtttacattacaatgtggattctgcaccagttgaggctcAAATccgcaacctctggaacctaagacggtcatctaccgctctgagctaattggcaagtagcaactcaacagtggcttcacaaattgagtaagccattcactgttgtgtaggaaagcagccatctgtGCATgcaaaggcagatttgaaaccactgtaaaaattcagttattaagacaaaaatctgaaaatacacatattgcatctagacagcatggagatgttggtaatttgtttgtaacaatgattgatttgctccataagtgaaaaaccgatgtttaaaattgccatttttacattgactccaattgttcacattagagcaaaattcaaaatgctgtcaaaaattcagtttttgagataaaattctgaaatttgccacccatcatctaccatgactctagaatactgtcattttttttcatgaacattgaagatttatttagcaagaatttgcatgtatatgtttacagtaccgtttacagtcaaacattttgatgcactgtaggctcaatttttgataaatcaaaaatctgagaaaaataatttgtgtaggacagtctgaagatgctctgtagcaagtttggtgtcaattgagcaaaaattgtggtaggagataggtttaagaagaagaagaatacctaggattacctaggattacaatagtgtcctggcagcttagctgcctggaccctaataaaataaaaacatacaggaaatgtctttagttttagtttttgttagTCTGGTCAAATATGTCAACACAACAAGCATGAGGAGACACTGGTGCACATGTTTACTGACACTGGGATGTTGACATGACTGTGAGTCAACTACCGTAACAACGTGTTTTGTATCATGATAGCTATTCTGAACTTCTTAAATCTTGCCCCTGACAAATACCCCTacctaactaaactaaacttaaacattttcaaacaataaaaacaaaactgaaacgaCTAATGGAAGCGAAACTAAATcgaaaacattaacaataaaaacaaagactcTGACCTATAATAACTCTGCAGACATCACCTGATGCTTTGTCATTTCTGAAAGTTACGAGAGTAAATTTTATGGAACTTATTTACCAGGTGTGCCGGTGTGACAGTTGGTGTTTATCTCCTGTGGTATGTGATGTTATCTAAGGTTACTAAAGTAGGTGTTTGTGTGATGTTAATCAGTCCAAAGAATGATATGATCAGTTGTGGAGAAGTATTGCAACACCATTTCTCAGAGGCAGAGGGTGGTAGCAAGAGGCCTCACAAGAAATAACTTGCCAGTATATCTACAGAAGAATTGTTAAGTGAGGGATAATGTGAGGGGGTCATTATTGCAAAATAAACCCCAACAGGGTGATGTTCAGACAAGACAGCTCATATCAACTTATTGTCCTGTAAATAGGGTTAAGAGACGTTTCTGACATGCACGAGAGGTCCCGCTAAACTTTAGTATGTGGACTTTCTGCTTTGTTCTTTGACTGAATGTGTTGTATACAGTGTTCTCACTGGTGACTCATTACCTCAAGGTCGACAAGACAAACAGGAAGGAAAATAACGGGGCCGACAGCCAGTCAGACAGCCAATCGAGTGTGAGTGATTCACCCTCCACAGCTCCTCCTCCGCTCCATCGCAGTCAGGAGTTTCCACGCAAGGCACTGGAGCCGTTCCACCTGCACTCTTTCCCAAAGGTACAGCAATCATTGGATCAATATTCTCTGTATCCTCATGCATTATATCCCCCAACCAGCCATCTTACCAAACTGTAGGTCTGTGTGTGGACCACCAGAGGGCACTGTCCACAAACAAACAGTTCTGTGTAGTCCCACTTACAGgctgatacattttttttttgtctcttgacATATTCTTATTAGATTTTACCTCACATTTACACACTATTTTTTGTTGTCCACATACATGTGGGCATATTTTTAGTTtgcaaaacaaaatcacaaattataaaatttaattaatacacatgtttttaagtatttttttcttttatttgaatGTTCTAATCAGGTAGTAGAGTAGTATGTGCCAGCTGGAACGTGTTTATAAACAGTCAAGGCCGCAGTTTAGGGCAGTTCTGAGAGGGAAATAGAGGGACAATGATCGGATGGCGATCAGCCTTTCCTGTGGATTTGCTGGCACACATATCCATTTttcatgtatgtgtgcatggttatatgtgtgtgtgtgtgtttggcagaGCATAAAACAGGTGACTTTGTGTTTTTCGTTAGTGATTTAAGGAGATTGATATGGTTGTTTAAACAATCTTGTCTTGGCTGAGGATGTCAGGCCAGTTGTTGACCTGCACTTTTAATCTTGGCTTGCTAAGTCCTcgatagtgtgtgtgtatgtatgtgcatgtgtgtgtgcgtgcgtgtgtgtacgtGCCAGTATGCGCATGttcgcgtgtgtgtgtttcttccgCCCATTTGCCTCTTTGCAGTGTGCTGCGCAGCATGGTATTAGAGTGGCCAGAGTAAAGAGTGGAGGGATGGATTATGTAAGAGCTTGGCAGACTGCCaaactgcctctgtgtgtgtgtgtgtgtgtgtgtatgtgtgtgtgtgtgtgttcccgtTGAATCTATCAGCAAGTCTATCTAGAAAGGGCTAACAGGTAGCCAGCAGCCAGTGTGGGGATAaataatgttcacatattgaaGCCATTTACTCTGCCCCGGCTTCTATTACTCACTCTCACTGCACAGGAGGAGCATATAAAAGTTTAATCATCCTCGGTCGCATGTGCACACACCACTACATTCTTTCTAATTGGTTTCTAATTGGTTTTGATCACCAACAGTGATAAAAACTCAACAGTTACATGTTTGGTTATTGTTTTATTATGAAGTATATTTTGTATTAGACAGACAGTTCCCTCTTGTTTATCAGAGAAGGATCATGTGTATGAACTACtgagcagatttaaaaaatgcaaatacaataaataaaaaactgttATTGAATGTTCAGTATTTGTGAAAGTTTGAGGAGGATTTATTAAAATTACCTCCACCAGTAGAGTTAAATtgtgttatgtgttttttgctGCATATCTGTATGTTAGTGGATCTGATCTAAGCCTGTGTGGAAAGTCACAGACCAATGAAGAACCGATTAACTCTTGTGGAAAATTAAACAACTGAGCAGGCACTCCTTAACACATGCACAGAATAAGTCAGCtcacaattttattttattttttattttatttttaaagggacagatcACCCtcaaatcaaaatacattttctccctccctcttacctgtagcccCTATTATGaacctagattgttttggtgcaagctgcagagtgttggagatatcggccgtagagatgtctgccttctcttgaaaaTAATGGACCTAGATGGCACTccgcttgtggtgctcaaagtgcccaaaaaaatacatgtgaaaaaTTGAAGACTGATGTCTGTTTCCATAAAGTATGGCCCATGtagtcaagataatccacagaccttgttgtgagcagtttcatataggaactagtttctttctactgaactacacacTCCAGCTGAATCACTGCAAGATGGAAGTGACCACTTAAGTTTACATCAAGTGCGGTCATCAGCACAAgtctctcgtccatgagtagatgcacacttccctctgtgcagtgatacagttggtgtaGTTTGGTGTAGttcaccaaaacagtctagactgacAAGTAGCACTacagtaagaggaaaaatatcaatttttgattttgggctgaactgtccctttaagtgcaGACTTATTTTTTGTAAGAAACTCTTAACAGCAGCAGTATGATAAAGATGTGGCAACAAATGAAATGTAATAAGATGCCAGTTGCATTTGACTCCAGTTAGGAACTGGTCCCAGAGCAACTGCCAGCTGCTAACGCCCACTCTCTTTCTGACCACGCTGCCACTTGCTGATTCGTTTATTTGGATCTTGACAGGAAAGTTCCCTGTGGAGagcaaacaaaagtaaaaagccAGATCATTTAACATGGGTGGATATTGTACAAAATAGAGACATCTATCATAAAACAAGCTTTAAAAAGTGACACTTTTATGACCATAACCTTGTTTGGTCAGTAATTTTGATCACATCAGCAGTGACCAAATTTAATAAACAGCAGTGCACATGAATCCCACAGTGCAAGTGTGTCAACCCTCTGTGAAatcatgacctctgacctgcaaaacaaatacacctctatttctgtctctttcatacacacacatgcacagtttgCTCACGCTGTGCAGCATGATCACCTTGTACcggtgacaaaaacacacacagtccgGCCAAATGTCACACAACTTATCATTTGTGTAAAAGCATGTTTTCAGACTTGCTCTGCTGTTCCTGGTTAATTGTGTGATTTACCTTTCAGCATCATAATTGCAATACTTGCTTACTCAATTGATTTTGTTTAACAGGAGGCGGTGTTCATGGGCAACGGGGAGCAGTACATCTGGAAGCCTCCGGAGgaagatgacatcatcaccttGCACCCACCTCCACTCCGCGGAGACAGCGTACAGGGGCACCCGTCACCCCCAACTGCAAAGGAGGTAGTATacatgcgtgtttgtgtgtttgtgcgtgactacaggcagacagacaggcctcTGATTTGCGACTGCTGTGTTTACTGATCGGGGCGCCCATTTGATTCGGCGCGCCGTCATAACACCGCTGCCCTGTGACCCGCCTGTCATACGAGGTTTCTGCTTACAGCCAGAGGTTGTGTTACACAGATCCTGCATCCACAACCCCCCAGCCTGAACCTTGACCCCATTTTCCCAACCCCCCACCCATCTATCTGTCTCTGTCGCACAACTCACCAGACAGATCGGACATCAGCATCACCTGCTGACGATTAATAGAGATGTTTCCTAAAGGTTAGCTGTCATGCCTCATCGGcccacacagacagactgtgATCAGCCCTGACTGGGGTGCCAGCTACAAACTAACttacacatgtgtatgtataGATGTATGGTAGAGTCTGTGTGGATGTGAGAGGGGGAAGTCTGCACTCGCCAATCATGTCACATACCCCACCACATCTGCTTCCACATGCAGCAACTCCACCCCCACTTCTCCACTCTCAGTCCCGCTTTCATCGCTCTCGTCTGGGCACAGTACAACACACTGAAAGGTACAAGCAGTTAGGGAACTTTGGGCATGCATGGGGGTGCAGGGGGAAGTTAATCTGAGTAGATGGAGGTGTGTCCCCGAAATAGACCACTGTCTATTATTAGTCTGTGTTTGATTATCATGTTCATCAGCTCAGGGAAGTCATGTCCATGTTAATGTTTGTTAGTATAAATTTGACTGAAGCTTGTGATCAGTAAGTCAGAGAATGAATGTCCCAAGGATCTTATTAAAGATAATatgagtgagaaaaaaaatgaatggacACTTTAATTTATTCTGGGGGGCATGTAGGAGTTAAGTAATGCAGCAGTTTTAATCTCTTGCTAAATTTCTTGTCTAAGCCAGTGTTGAGCCAAAGAGTTTTGATGCTGTGTACAGAGATTAAGGGGTTAAGTCCCTGCTGTTTGGCTCATGAGTTAAACTCCTCCTCTGCAAATTAGACTGGTACACAAAGCAGCTGGCCTTGACTGCTCTCTGAATTCTCTTTCTcaatttctctgtctttcttttaaaCTTTCTTTcctgttgctttttttcttctcttctgttccaaactttttctctcccttagttgcagtgtttttccatttGTGAGTTTGTTGCTGCCCTAACATGCCCATATACTTTGTATCCTCTGGAGTTTGTCAGTTGCAGCCGTCAAAAGGTGTTGAGTTTCCACTCCCACCTaaatctcctcctctcctctggcgCCCTCTCCTTCTGCTCCACTCCCTTCGTGGCTATTAGGAGGCGCTGCCCTCCCCGGCCAATCACGTTGCACGAAGCATGTCTCACCAGATGAATATCGACTGCTAGCAGACCGTTTGGAAACGTGTGCCATATTTGCTATTCATAAAGTTGATCACACACAGATGCATCAGTCATGCATACCGTTGTGTTTCCACGGATAAGCAGTGTATGCTGAAATGAAATGTGACTTCTTGTAGCGTCGGTGTGAGCGGAGAGCTAAAGCAGTATCAGAGGAGACATAACAGAAAAAGGAGTGCAGGCAGAggggaggagaaaagaaaaacacacaatgcacagGCTTCCTCAACAGCTGCAGCCCAGTTTTGAAATCCCCATCATCTTGTGACTTCCTTCCTCTGCTGCACAGAGCTGCAAATTCAGTgtgcacaaatgcacacacacacacacacacacagacacactgcacaTTGTGTGCACACACTTGTAGCATACGCCAGGGTCTTTGTTTATCCAAAAAGGTCACACAAGAGATTTGTGGGGGCAGGGCAGGGTATGTGTGTCACTTGAGGACtctcagagagacagagagggagagagagaggtattCACAGTTAAAGCAACTGTGGTTTGCTCTTGAATTTTGCACTTTAACCAACTTATCTAGTGTTATATTTTCTCTTATGTAAGACATATAATATAAAAGTACCGTGAAAATGAAGGcaaggtgagcacacacacacacacacacacacacacacacacacacacacacacagacagaaagagtcTTGGCCATTGTGTCGATGCTCTCAGGTTTCAGCTTTTTTGGGAGTGGAACAAAAACAAGGCTaatctgtgagtgtgtgggagagagTTTGCATAGCCAGTGTTTCTCAGGGCCACTGgagcagagctgctggtctggGTGTGAACATGGAAGGTAAACATTACCATGtcccacaatcctctgctcTTGTGCTCCCCTTGTGGAATTTTGACACAGAAATGCCAGAGGTCACAGCGCTGGTTTATCCGAATTCCCCACAAGACCTCACGCATGCCTTTCAGTTGTGAGTCAAATCATACATGCCTCACAGTACAGACATATAGTAAGCACACATGCAGGTGTGGTACAGCATGCATTTAccatcacatgcacacactcgcAGTAAAGTCAGTCCCAAAAAACGTGCATGCACTTCATTCAAAGCAAATATAATAAGCAAAGTCCATCACTGAAcacaagtttttttgttttttttagcgaGTTGGCTGTCATCGAGATCTCTCACACCATACCCCGCTGTTCTGTTGCCAAAGCAGTTGTGGTGAAATTTTAACAGGTCCATCCACTGCACAGCTAACTCTGTCACTCTGCCTAGACCTCAGCAGACTGATAACACAGTTTACTCTGTCTTATCCTACCCTGTCAAAATAGGTCAGCTTACAGCACAGAGCAAGCTCTATCAACACATGTGCCAACTACTGCGCACACACCCTCACAATCCATGCTCACACATTCATTTGCACACACCAAATTAGCAGCATTGTGTGCTTACTCTCATGTTCACATATTACACCCTAATGTATGGCATCCGTGCAGACAGAAATACATAGATACATATAAGAAGTCTACATGTACTCATAGCTGAGTTGAGACTTAAAGGTGGGGAACATGTGATACTT comes from the Epinephelus lanceolatus isolate andai-2023 chromosome 8, ASM4190304v1, whole genome shotgun sequence genome and includes:
- the LOC117258791 gene encoding uncharacterized protein LOC117258791 isoform X1, whose translation is MDDNEETNPADPTYQNLLLLGAIAAASAFVVTILIVLVCVGCQRKSKSKHPPAGEKGTSVNMQGTLRHPKLNSMSKSDTRLHEISRFPCNGNSVSKSRPASMDLLLLHSRRSQTDLRPSHGRQLPQIPTSPQGSGQGGGGETGGDGGGGGGGGGGGGGGGGGVEARDHTYTEVGIRNNPTPTHCLDDGLYESVGVREGDTGPKVPSAPPPTSNNTPATIRAAQSPPAQANGARNGNGNGGRGNGRGNGAINGPIAARGNGASGVSRSPLSSVNSLAIQDPTAAEYASIRKFRKVDKTNRKENNGADSQSDSQSSVSDSPSTAPPPLHRSQEFPRKALEPFHLHSFPKEAVFMGNGEQYIWKPPEEDDIITLHPPPLRGDSVQGHPSPPTAKEIADTYSIVCKTQKKKPPMENNGSKTLPRSFGGERGSRGRGRGVQGQARSQEEPCYEPVGDRSWSSSATAEADPAYATIDTHRKREQAGTNNSTAGGSATLKRKKQTSQQPAAPAAPQSSGPTALPARGLPGGENFYETISDVKQGGNSSSTTTIFTFNDGMEMYVTGL
- the LOC117258791 gene encoding uncharacterized protein LOC117258791 isoform X2 — protein: MDDNEETNPADPTYQNLLLLGAIAAASAFVVTILIVLVCVGCQRKSKSKHPPAGEKGTSVNMGTLRHPKLNSMSKSDTRLHEISRFPCNGNSVSKSRPASMDLLLLHSRRSQTDLRPSHGRQLPQIPTSPQGSGQGGGGETGGDGGGGGGGGGGGGGGGGGVEARDHTYTEVGIRNNPTPTHCLDDGLYESVGVREGDTGPKVPSAPPPTSNNTPATIRAAQSPPAQANGARNGNGNGGRGNGRGNGAINGPIAARGNGASGVSRSPLSSVNSLAIQDPTAAEYASIRKFRKVDKTNRKENNGADSQSDSQSSVSDSPSTAPPPLHRSQEFPRKALEPFHLHSFPKEAVFMGNGEQYIWKPPEEDDIITLHPPPLRGDSVQGHPSPPTAKEIADTYSIVCKTQKKKPPMENNGSKTLPRSFGGERGSRGRGRGVQGQARSQEEPCYEPVGDRSWSSSATAEADPAYATIDTHRKREQAGTNNSTAGGSATLKRKKQTSQQPAAPAAPQSSGPTALPARGLPGGENFYETISDVKQGGNSSSTTTIFTFNDGMEMYVTGL